ACAGCTATTCTAAAAGAACAAAATTTGCCCGAAGAACAAGTGAAAGCCATTGAAAGCCTGTTTGCTACCGACACAAACACTTATGTTCAGAAAGCTGATAAGAAAAAAGAGAAAAAGAAAGTTTTCATAAAAGCAACCCACTTACAAGAGTTTCAAAATCTTTGGAACGCTATCAATAAAAATGCTTTCTATGTTTTAGAAACTTTGACCGCAGAGCAGGAAAGTCAACTGATACAAAACATAAAAACACAAATTGAAGCCGTAAACATTGAAGAGATTCTATTGCAAACCATTCGTGCAGAACTAAACGTGAACAAAATTGGCGAACAAGGAGAAATTACAGAAAGGCTAACCGATACTGTTTCATACAAAAGCAAAGTTGACTATTTAGAATTGGTTCGCACTTTATCAAACAATACCAAAACCCCTATTTCATTTGTTGTAAAGATTTTCAATGCTTTGAGTGATGATTTCAAAACCAAAATGCTCTGCAACAATCCTGAACAGGCACAAAGGGAAATTTCCGAAATAATCAACAAGAACTTAATTGCTATGCTCAAGGCAAACATTAAGTATGACGGTATTAACGGAACAGGTTTGCCCAATGTATTCAAAACCGATGTTTCGGCAGGCTCAACACGGGGGAAAACCTATTTAGATACAGGAAGCGTAGGCAAATTTCAAAAAGACATTTCAGGCGATTTCAGTTTAAAAACAAAATGGGTATTTGAAGAAGTGATTGAATATGACAGTGATTTTGAATTGGAAATTGTGGAGCAAGACCCCGACATTGACAGCATTGAAATTTTCGGCAAACTTCCACGCCTAAAAATCAAAACACCATTGGGTGATTACAACCCCGATTTTTGCTATGCTATCAAAAGCACCGAAGGCAACAAAATATTTCTTGTAGTGGAAGCCAAAGGCTATAAATCGTCAACCGAAATTCCGGTAGATGAAAAAGGCAAGATTGACTTTGCCAAAAAGTATTTTGAGGCATTAGGCGAACACTACAAACACCAAAACATTAAAATTTCATTTAAAGAACGTATCAATAAAACGCAATTAGCGGCATTGATAAACAACGCATAAGACAATGGCAGAACAAGATTTTATAAAAGCAGGATTTACGGTTGTTGGCACAGAAAACAACGAAAACAAATTGTTGAGTTTTCTGAAAGAGAACTACCCTAACGTAATACGAGACACCGAAATAAATTTAGAAGAACTGAAAGCCGTTTTAGGTTTGCCCGTTGATGAAAAGGTAAACGGTTACGGATTGAACTTTGTAGGCAGAAACTTTGCCAGGGCTAAATATGCTCAAAAGACAGAAAAGGAATTACGCCTTAATAATACATTGAGCAAGAATATTGACACAACAGAAAACTTGGTACTGAAAGGCGATAACTTAGACAGTTTGAAAATCCTGAAAAATCATTACAGCGGAAAAATCAAGTGTATCTACATTGACCCACCTTACAATACAACAAGCGAAGAATTTATTTACCCTGATAAATTCGACAAAGAAGAAGCGGAAGTTTTAGGCTTGGCAAATTTGAGTGAGAGCGATTTTGCAAGAATGGATTTTAGCTTCAAAACTAAAAAGAGCCATAATGGTTGGTTAGCTTTTATGTATCCTCGCCTATTATTGGCAAGAGACCTTTTGAGTAAAGACGGAGTTATTTTTATAAGCATTGATGATAATGAAGTAGCTCAATTACGATTATTAATGGATGATATTTTTGGTGAGGAAAATTTTGTTAGTGAATTTATATGGGAAAAGAAAAAGAAGCCTTCATTTCTTCATAACAATGTTGGTAAATTATCGGAGTATATTATATGTTATTTGAAAAATAGCACTGAAACATTTCCGTTTTCTGTAGAAAGCACAACTAAAGGTAAAAAATATCCTTTTAATAATGCAGGTAATTCAATGGGAGAACTTGTTTTTCCCGCAGGCTCGGTTCAGTTTAAAATGCCAGATTCTACTGTAGAACCGCAGGATATGTCTGAAGGAAATATTAAAACAAGATTAAAAACCCAATTGATTATTGAAAAAGGAGTTAATAAAAATGAATTTATTCTCGAAGGTGAGTTTAGATATTCCCAAGACACACTAAATGAAATAATAAAAAACAAAGAAGGTATTGTAGTTTCAAAAATTCCATTTAGACCCAATCACATTAAAAAGGGTGGTGAAATAAAAAAAATGAAAAATATGTTTTCACCTGTCCATTACGAAATGGAAACCAATGAAGATGGAACAGCTCAATTAGTAGAACTTATGGGTGATGAAATTTTTACAAATCCTAAACCTGTAAAACTTATCAATACGATAATTAAATCCGTAACCTATGATGATGATAGCTCAATTATTCTTGACTTCTTCGCAGGTTCAGGAACAACAGGACACGCAGTAATGCAATTAAATGCAGAAGATGGTGGCAACCGCAAATTTATTTTGTGCCAAATAGACGAGCCAATCAAAGAAGATAAACCTGCTTACAAGTTTTGCATTGATAATAATTTACCTCCAGTAATTTCAAGTATAACAATAGAACGTTTGAAAAGAGCAGGAGAAAAAATTGCCAATGCCATAGAAGCTGACAACAGCAAGACAGGATTGTTTGAGGAAGACAAAAAACAAGTTCCTGATATTGGTTTTAAAGTGTTTGACAGTGTAGAAGCACCAAAACTGAAAGTTGACGACAAAGGACAAATTTCATTTCCTGAAAATGATACAGATGCTTTAAGTCGTATTTACAATATGATTTTCACCGTTGGTTTAGACGAGCCGACACAAGTTCCCGAAGAAGTGGTAAAAGATTGCATTTACAAAATCGGCAACCACTTTTACATAACCAACAGCGAGAAAATTACGAGTGACGATTATTCAAACGCCATTAAAAACGGCAAAGTATTTATTGACGGTTGGACAGCCAGCCTAAACGGAACTTTACAGAACTATAAAGAAGATGTGAAGATTGTGTTTTAGCAAAATTGAAGTAAAATGATAACTAAGCTAAATAACTTTACTCTTAAATCTTTTGTTGGCTATACAAATCCCAACGACTTACTTTTTCGTGCCAAAAACATTCTATTTGGATACAATGGTAAAGGGAAAAGTGCTATTGCTATTGGCATAAAAGATGAATTTCTAAAAGACACAACCAAAAAGCCTGAGAATCTTAGAATTTTCGATAGAGATTACATCTCAAAGTCATTGTTACTTGAAAATTCTGAGGATAAAATTAAAGGCGTTGAGGCAAGTTTTAGTAAAGGTGACGTTGATATAGAAATCAAGATTAAAGAACTTGAAAAGCTAATTATCAAAGAAGATGAAATTGGAAAACTTGAAATAGATATCGCCAAATTACGCAAAGAAATTAGAGTTGAAATTGACAAAATTCACGATAGACGAAAAGGCGAAGCCAATATTCAAAGAAAGTCTAAAGATGAATCAGTTGAGCGAGTAATTGAACTTTACAAAAAAGATTTTCAGGATGCAAAAAAAATAGAAGCAGATGACGATAAACTGATAAAGATTAATGGCGACAATGCAATTGAGAAACAAATTGCACAAAACGAAAATTTGAGACCATTAATCTTATCTAAAATTCAAACAACATTAATCGAAGAAGTAAAAGTAATATTCAAAAAAAAATTCGGAGAAGATATATCAATCCCGGAATTTGAAGTTGTTCAATGGATTGAAACAGGTTTGAAACTTCATAAAGATGGCGATAACTGTAAATTCTGCAATGGCCAATTAGATTATTTAGATGTCAAAGCAAAAATAGTCGAATTCAAAGATAACAAACGTCATAAAGCAACTGAAAAACTAAAGCAATTTAAAGAACAGCTTCAAAGTCTTTTAGAGAGTATTATAGCTATTGAGAAAGAATCTAAAACTTACACCACCAACATTGGCAATGAAATAGAGCAACATTTTGCAGCAATTTCTGCAAAGAAAAACACTATTGAAGCTATTATAAATTCGTGTCAAAAGAAAATTGATAACATTGAAGTTCAAGAAAATTTTGATTTTGAACTTTTAGCAGAAACTCTAAAAGAGCTTGAAGAATCTATTTCAATTATCTCAAATGCCAAAAACGACCAACTATCTGAGTTAAAAAAGAAACAAAACAACCTGACCACTTTAGTAAAAGGTGCAATTGGTTTGGAAATACAGCAATCAGCTACTATAAAAGATAAGCTACAGGAGGTTAAAGACAAAGAAGCTGAACTCAAGGAAAAGCGAGAGAACAACATGAAAAAACAGCAAGAAATTCAAGATTTGAAACAACAGAAAAGTCAAACAAAAGATTTTGCTGATTTTGTTACTCACATTCTGAATGACATAAATATTTCATTAAAGGTTGAGCTTGATACAGACAACAAAAATTACATTATCAAAAGCACCAACGAAAACGCAACTCTTACAATTAAGGATATTAGCGAAGGAGAGAAAAACCTTTTAGCATTGCTGTTTTTCTATTACGAACTTTTTGCAGACAACAAACAACAGAACGTAAAATCTGAAATTGAACTTATCATAGTTGACGATCCAATCTCAAGTATGGATGATTCGAATAGGTTTTATATTCTGGAACTTATGAAAAATCTTTTGGAACTCCCAAATCAACAAATTTTTGTATTGACTCATTCTTGGGATGACTATTGTAATCTTTCATACAATTTAGAAAACAAACAAGATGTTGCAACTTTTGAATTAAGGAAAACCAATGGTATAAGCAATTTGGTGAAATTAAGTAGTAAAGAAAAGCCATACAACTATTTATTCAAAGAGATTTATGATTTTTCAGAGAAAAGTGAAGAGGATATAAAAAATGAGTGTCAGATATATCACTATCCAAATGTAATGAGGCGAATTTTTGAAGAATGGTACAGTTTTAAAGTTGGGAAAAATGTAAAATTTACAAGTAACATTCAAAATCAAATTGCGAGTGTTTTTAATATTACAAGCAACAGCGAAAAAGCAAAACTTGGTGTATTGATTAAGGTTTGTAATATTCTCTCTCATTCAATAAATGGCTCAATGAATCCACAGGAAATTCATAAATCAGCAAAATATCTAATGAGACTTATTCAAGACAAAGACAAACTACATTTTGACAATATGAAGAATTAATCTGAAATGAAAGGACAAGCCAACGCTCAACAGCCACACACATTGCCAAGCCCCACGAGCCAACGCTAAAACCAAAACCTGCAAAAGAGTGTATTATACGTTATCCAAGTGATTTATTACGAAAAATGATTTAGTGTAGTGATTAATGGGGCTAACTCTTAGTTTAAAAAGATAGTAAAATATTTCAAATCAAAAGATTTGAATTATTCGACACCTCATTTTTAATATCAGGAACATTCCGGTTTTTACGAGAATTTCCGGCATCTGTGGAAATGGCATGAAAACTCATTTCACTTTCAGGAAACGGAATCATTAATTTATCAATCACTTGTTTACTGGTCTCAGGATTGATCCAGGCTTGGATGTCTGATTTGCCAATAATGAGAGGCATCCGCTTCTTGGAATTGTGAACATACTCCATCAACGGGTTGGCATCGGTGGTGATAATTGAGAAAGTATCACGAACTTCTCCAGTTATTTTGTTAACCCACGAATTATAAATACATCCTAAGTAAAAAACGGTTTTATCCTTTGGGTAAACATAAAAAGGTAATTTCTTGTTGTTTTCGTGCCTCCATTCGAAGAAACCATCGACAACAAGGATGCATCGCTGACTGACTATTGATTTCCTGAAAGATGGCTTTTCGTATATGGTATCCGAACGTGCATTCAGCGTCATGTTTTGCAATTCGTCCGCTTTATCCTGAACCGCAAATGACGGGATTAGTCCCCATTCCGACAATGTGATAGCACCTTGTTTAATGATAGGAAGCTTAGGGTGAGAGAATCCAGAAACCAAATAGAAATCTTCATCAAAATCAAACTTCATCTGAACACCTTCATTTGATTTCAGGTATTCACGGATAGCTTCCTTAGCCTTTTTCTCGAGGGATATGGTGAAACACATGATCAGATATTAATTTCAATTAGTTCATCAAAATTCGTTGTATAAGCTTTCGAGAGGTGACGACGTCGCATCTTGTGCATAAGCTCATCCTGGGATGCCAGGCGAACAAGCGTTTTGCCGTACTTGCTGTTCAGCTTGTCAACAGCTTCCATCAGGTTTTTATGCTTCGGGTTCGAATTGAAAAACAAGGAGGGTTGATATTCGTTTGCATCCACAAAATCCATAAGAATTACTCCTGCACGCTTGTAATGCTTGTTCTCCCTGAAAATGCCCTTTAATCCATTAACTGCGAAGTTCACCAGTTCGAGCGATGAAGAAGTGGGAAAAGGCAGCTTCAATAAAATACTATTCGAATAAAAATCTTCTTTCTCATTAAAACGGTTCGTCTCAATAAAGACAACCAGACGTTGGCACATTGATTTCTGTTCCCGGAGCTTTTCCGCACTCATCATCGTAAAGGTGGAGATCCGCTCGTGGAGATCGTCAAAAATACTGTAATCCCTGTCGAAAGAGCGGGTTGTTGCAATGCTTTGTTTCTTCTCCGGCACTTCCATCTCGATGCTGGGTACTCCCTGCAGGTCTTTTTGAAGTTTCCATCCCACAACGGTCATAAACGAACGAACCAGCGATTCCGGTAATTGCGTGAAGTCATATGCGGTCTTTACACCCATTGCCTGTAGTTTTCGGGCATACCTTCTTCCGATTCCCCATACGTCTTCGATTGGCAACCATTTGAGGGCTTTTATCCGTTTTTCTTCAGTGTCTATGACGTGAACACCATCCAGTGTTGAAAACTTCTTGGCAATCCGGTTAGCCGCTTTTGCAAGGGCTTTAGTGGGTGCAATACCTACGCTCACGGGTAATCCCGTCCATTTTCTGACCCGATTACGAATTGAAGAACCGTATTCTCTAAAATTGATGTCGAAGCCGGTAAGGTCGAGAAAACACTCATCGATGGAATACACCTCACAGTTTGGTGAGTAGGCCGATAGAATATTCATCACCCTGCGGCTCATATCACCGTACAATAAAAAATTGGAGGAAAAGACCTGAATGTCGTGCTGCCGGATGATGTGTTGGATTTGAAAAGCCACGGCACCCATTTTAATACCCAACGCTTTTGCCTCGTTGGAACGGGCAATAACACACCCGTCATTGTTGCTCAACACGACAATGGGCTTACCGTTAAGTGAAGGGTTGAAAACCCTCTCGCACGATGCATAGAAATTATTGCAATCTACTAAGGCGTACATTTTTGTTTACGATAGCTGTTACAATTCCCCA
This portion of the Petrimonas sulfuriphila genome encodes:
- a CDS encoding SOS response-associated peptidase translates to MCFTISLEKKAKEAIREYLKSNEGVQMKFDFDEDFYLVSGFSHPKLPIIKQGAITLSEWGLIPSFAVQDKADELQNMTLNARSDTIYEKPSFRKSIVSQRCILVVDGFFEWRHENNKKLPFYVYPKDKTVFYLGCIYNSWVNKITGEVRDTFSIITTDANPLMEYVHNSKKRMPLIIGKSDIQAWINPETSKQVIDKLMIPFPESEMSFHAISTDAGNSRKNRNVPDIKNEVSNNSNLLI
- a CDS encoding site-specific DNA-methyltransferase encodes the protein MAEQDFIKAGFTVVGTENNENKLLSFLKENYPNVIRDTEINLEELKAVLGLPVDEKVNGYGLNFVGRNFARAKYAQKTEKELRLNNTLSKNIDTTENLVLKGDNLDSLKILKNHYSGKIKCIYIDPPYNTTSEEFIYPDKFDKEEAEVLGLANLSESDFARMDFSFKTKKSHNGWLAFMYPRLLLARDLLSKDGVIFISIDDNEVAQLRLLMDDIFGEENFVSEFIWEKKKKPSFLHNNVGKLSEYIICYLKNSTETFPFSVESTTKGKKYPFNNAGNSMGELVFPAGSVQFKMPDSTVEPQDMSEGNIKTRLKTQLIIEKGVNKNEFILEGEFRYSQDTLNEIIKNKEGIVVSKIPFRPNHIKKGGEIKKMKNMFSPVHYEMETNEDGTAQLVELMGDEIFTNPKPVKLINTIIKSVTYDDDSSIILDFFAGSGTTGHAVMQLNAEDGGNRKFILCQIDEPIKEDKPAYKFCIDNNLPPVISSITIERLKRAGEKIANAIEADNSKTGLFEEDKKQVPDIGFKVFDSVEAPKLKVDDKGQISFPENDTDALSRIYNMIFTVGLDEPTQVPEEVVKDCIYKIGNHFYITNSEKITSDDYSNAIKNGKVFIDGWTASLNGTLQNYKEDVKIVF
- a CDS encoding Y-family DNA polymerase, with product MYALVDCNNFYASCERVFNPSLNGKPIVVLSNNDGCVIARSNEAKALGIKMGAVAFQIQHIIRQHDIQVFSSNFLLYGDMSRRVMNILSAYSPNCEVYSIDECFLDLTGFDINFREYGSSIRNRVRKWTGLPVSVGIAPTKALAKAANRIAKKFSTLDGVHVIDTEEKRIKALKWLPIEDVWGIGRRYARKLQAMGVKTAYDFTQLPESLVRSFMTVVGWKLQKDLQGVPSIEMEVPEKKQSIATTRSFDRDYSIFDDLHERISTFTMMSAEKLREQKSMCQRLVVFIETNRFNEKEDFYSNSILLKLPFPTSSSLELVNFAVNGLKGIFRENKHYKRAGVILMDFVDANEYQPSLFFNSNPKHKNLMEAVDKLNSKYGKTLVRLASQDELMHKMRRRHLSKAYTTNFDELIEINI
- a CDS encoding AAA family ATPase → MITKLNNFTLKSFVGYTNPNDLLFRAKNILFGYNGKGKSAIAIGIKDEFLKDTTKKPENLRIFDRDYISKSLLLENSEDKIKGVEASFSKGDVDIEIKIKELEKLIIKEDEIGKLEIDIAKLRKEIRVEIDKIHDRRKGEANIQRKSKDESVERVIELYKKDFQDAKKIEADDDKLIKINGDNAIEKQIAQNENLRPLILSKIQTTLIEEVKVIFKKKFGEDISIPEFEVVQWIETGLKLHKDGDNCKFCNGQLDYLDVKAKIVEFKDNKRHKATEKLKQFKEQLQSLLESIIAIEKESKTYTTNIGNEIEQHFAAISAKKNTIEAIINSCQKKIDNIEVQENFDFELLAETLKELEESISIISNAKNDQLSELKKKQNNLTTLVKGAIGLEIQQSATIKDKLQEVKDKEAELKEKRENNMKKQQEIQDLKQQKSQTKDFADFVTHILNDINISLKVELDTDNKNYIIKSTNENATLTIKDISEGEKNLLALLFFYYELFADNKQQNVKSEIELIIVDDPISSMDDSNRFYILELMKNLLELPNQQIFVLTHSWDDYCNLSYNLENKQDVATFELRKTNGISNLVKLSSKEKPYNYLFKEIYDFSEKSEEDIKNECQIYHYPNVMRRIFEEWYSFKVGKNVKFTSNIQNQIASVFNITSNSEKAKLGVLIKVCNILSHSINGSMNPQEIHKSAKYLMRLIQDKDKLHFDNMKN